In one Corallococcus sp. EGB genomic region, the following are encoded:
- a CDS encoding nicotinamidase — protein MPLPLPRFHDEARVGQLYLERVAEVSQEASRYAAEHRVRPAREDSLRIAAFGIDAQVAFCTPGASLFVPGAVEDTQRTLRWLYAHLDRLTGLVFSLDTHRAFQIFHPAWWKDAEGHPPAPMTVITAKDVREGRWRATRHPEESLAYCEGLEASGRYVLTIWPYHALLGGQSHALVPAMYEASLFHALVRDTPTHFELKGEHPLTENYSVMSPEVTEVKGQRVGGFNTRLMEHLLSFDRVYVFGQASSHCVLSTLRDLQQSLERTEPSKLQRFYILEDAMSPVPAPPLEPLPAALDFPRVAKEALEGFRAAGMRVVRTTDPIAP, from the coding sequence ATGCCGCTGCCCCTTCCCCGGTTCCACGACGAAGCCCGCGTCGGTCAGCTCTACCTGGAGCGCGTGGCGGAGGTCTCCCAGGAGGCCTCCCGCTACGCCGCCGAGCACCGCGTGCGCCCCGCCCGCGAGGACTCCCTCCGCATCGCCGCGTTCGGCATCGACGCGCAGGTGGCCTTCTGCACGCCGGGCGCGAGCCTCTTCGTCCCGGGCGCGGTGGAGGACACGCAGCGCACGCTGCGCTGGCTGTACGCGCACCTGGACCGGCTGACGGGGCTGGTGTTCTCGCTGGACACGCACCGGGCCTTTCAAATCTTCCACCCGGCGTGGTGGAAGGACGCGGAGGGACATCCGCCCGCGCCCATGACGGTCATCACCGCGAAGGACGTGCGCGAGGGCCGCTGGCGGGCGACGCGCCATCCGGAGGAGAGCCTGGCGTACTGCGAGGGACTGGAGGCGAGCGGCCGGTACGTGCTGACCATCTGGCCGTACCACGCGCTGCTGGGCGGGCAGAGTCACGCGCTGGTGCCCGCGATGTACGAGGCGAGCCTCTTCCACGCGCTGGTGCGCGACACGCCCACGCACTTCGAACTGAAGGGCGAGCACCCGCTCACGGAGAACTACTCCGTGATGTCGCCGGAGGTGACGGAGGTGAAGGGCCAGCGCGTGGGCGGGTTCAACACGCGGCTGATGGAGCACCTGCTGTCGTTCGACCGCGTGTATGTCTTCGGGCAGGCCAGCTCGCACTGCGTGCTGTCCACGCTGAGGGATTTGCAGCAGTCCCTGGAGCGCACGGAGCCGTCGAAGCTCCAGCGCTTCTACATCCTGGAGGACGCGATGAGCCCCGTGCCCGCGCCTCCGTTGGAGCCGCTGCCCGCGGCGCTGGACTTCCCGCGCGTGGCGAAGGAGGCGCTGGAGGGCTTCCGCGCCGCCGGGATGCGCGTGGTGCGGACGACGGATCCGATCGCGCCGTAG
- a CDS encoding glycerate kinase: MIPPRWLLAPQEFKGTMTAAEAADAMAEGLRQASLDVVLDVAPLADGGPGTLDALLAGSKGERQRLTVRGPLGAPVEACWARLDDGRTAVVEMAQASGIALVAPEQRDARAACTHGTGELMRAALDSGCERLIVGLGGSATTDGGKGALEALGFRFLDAEGAPLPPGGASLARLARVDASGKHPRLEQVELLIATDVTTPLLGSDGAARLFGPQKGADAAAVEELEAALATFCRIVDEGTANLPGAGAAGGLGYGLAALGGGKLTSGYVLVARALGLDRRVLLADLVLTGEGRFDRQTSMGKGPVALARLAQAQGTQVVLFAGVVQRDNKPELSLFREVVELSAQARPGATARETLREATTKWALAHLGR, encoded by the coding sequence ATGATTCCCCCCCGTTGGTTGCTCGCGCCCCAGGAGTTCAAGGGCACCATGACCGCGGCCGAGGCCGCGGACGCCATGGCGGAGGGGCTGCGGCAGGCCTCGCTGGACGTGGTGCTGGACGTGGCGCCGCTCGCGGACGGGGGGCCGGGCACGCTGGACGCATTGCTCGCGGGCTCGAAGGGCGAGCGGCAGCGGCTCACGGTGCGCGGTCCCCTGGGCGCGCCGGTGGAGGCCTGCTGGGCGCGGCTGGACGACGGGCGCACGGCGGTGGTGGAGATGGCGCAGGCCTCGGGCATCGCGCTGGTGGCTCCGGAGCAGCGGGACGCGCGCGCCGCGTGCACCCACGGCACCGGCGAGCTGATGCGCGCGGCGCTGGACTCGGGCTGCGAGCGGCTCATCGTCGGCCTGGGCGGCAGCGCCACCACGGATGGCGGCAAGGGCGCGCTGGAGGCGCTGGGCTTCCGCTTCCTGGACGCGGAGGGCGCGCCGCTGCCGCCCGGTGGAGCGAGCCTCGCCAGGCTCGCGCGCGTGGATGCGAGCGGCAAGCACCCGCGCCTGGAGCAGGTGGAGCTGCTCATCGCCACGGACGTGACGACGCCCCTGCTGGGCAGCGACGGCGCCGCGCGGCTCTTCGGCCCGCAGAAGGGCGCGGACGCGGCGGCGGTGGAGGAGCTGGAGGCGGCGCTGGCCACGTTCTGCCGCATCGTGGACGAGGGCACCGCGAACCTCCCCGGCGCGGGCGCGGCGGGAGGCCTGGGCTACGGGCTCGCGGCGCTCGGGGGCGGCAAGCTCACCTCCGGGTACGTCCTGGTGGCGCGGGCGTTGGGGCTGGACAGGCGCGTGCTGCTCGCGGACCTGGTGCTCACGGGCGAGGGGCGCTTCGACCGGCAGACGTCCATGGGCAAGGGCCCCGTGGCGCTCGCGAGGCTGGCGCAAGCGCAAGGGACGCAAGTGGTGCTCTTCGCGGGCGTGGTGCAGCGGGACAACAAACCGGAGCTGTCCCTCTTCCGCGAGGTGGTGGAGCTGAGCGCCCAGGCCCGCCCCGGCGCCACCGCCCGGGAGACGCTGCGCGAGGCCACCACGAAGTGGGCGCTCGCGCACCTGGGCCGGTAG
- a CDS encoding nicotinate phosphoribosyltransferase, protein MPQSLLATDGYKFSMAEAGWPLRKETFYYSHRKGGPQVMPLDLEAWVKGLLPEPKPEDYAFLARHDYEMGVGFKAAILRKAQLSVRAVPRGAVFLPREPVLTLTGPSALVSWLEPLLLQLNYRVQVATQALQDREALARTLATVSCEEEKRIALETLDQVGVKAVSIQVDTEGYLRRVRAQVKELVDVVGDPSRIFEVGLRAATCLEQHVLALRACKEAGVQRTSNVEGARALDMIPVGTMGHEHVQRYGSDDAAYRAMHERRPQRSSYLLDTFDTLTSGIPAAFKLISEDPQGGDSIRFDSGNKKLQYLYAVTRARDLGIKPVIILEDGLDAQMTREFEELRKQVGWEATTQFYGYGGHIVARTMSHVLTRDRVSAIYKLSCSGATPVMKFGNELAEGKQSIPGTPVIFRRRTGSGPLGLVGQAGEPTPQGYFPLMDSAPSAPSLVGAEGLTAEEQRIGYTSTTQALVESITRRHFPQGR, encoded by the coding sequence ATGCCCCAGTCGCTGCTCGCCACGGATGGCTACAAGTTCAGCATGGCGGAGGCCGGCTGGCCCCTGCGGAAGGAAACGTTCTACTACTCGCACCGCAAGGGCGGGCCCCAGGTGATGCCGCTGGACCTGGAGGCGTGGGTGAAGGGCCTGCTGCCGGAGCCGAAGCCGGAGGACTACGCGTTCCTCGCCCGGCACGACTACGAGATGGGCGTGGGCTTCAAGGCGGCCATCCTGCGCAAGGCCCAGCTGTCCGTGCGCGCGGTTCCGCGGGGCGCGGTGTTCCTGCCGCGCGAGCCCGTCCTCACGCTCACGGGCCCGTCCGCGCTGGTGTCCTGGCTGGAGCCGCTGCTGCTCCAGCTCAACTACCGCGTGCAGGTGGCCACGCAGGCGCTGCAGGACCGCGAGGCCCTGGCCCGCACGCTGGCCACGGTGTCGTGCGAGGAGGAGAAGCGCATCGCCCTGGAGACGCTGGACCAGGTGGGCGTGAAGGCCGTGTCCATCCAGGTGGACACGGAGGGCTACCTGCGCCGCGTGCGGGCCCAGGTGAAGGAGCTGGTGGACGTGGTCGGGGACCCCTCGCGCATCTTCGAGGTGGGCCTGCGCGCGGCGACCTGCCTGGAGCAGCACGTGCTGGCCCTGCGCGCGTGCAAGGAGGCGGGCGTGCAGCGCACGAGCAACGTGGAGGGCGCCCGGGCGCTGGACATGATTCCCGTGGGCACGATGGGCCACGAGCACGTGCAGCGCTACGGCTCCGACGACGCGGCCTACCGCGCGATGCACGAGCGCCGGCCGCAGCGCTCCAGCTACCTCTTGGACACCTTCGACACGCTGACCTCGGGCATCCCGGCGGCGTTCAAGCTCATCTCGGAGGATCCGCAGGGTGGGGACTCCATCCGGTTCGACTCCGGGAACAAGAAGCTGCAGTACCTCTACGCGGTGACGCGCGCGCGGGACCTGGGCATCAAGCCGGTCATCATCCTGGAGGACGGCCTGGACGCGCAGATGACGCGCGAGTTCGAGGAGCTGCGCAAGCAGGTGGGCTGGGAGGCGACGACGCAGTTCTACGGCTACGGCGGCCACATCGTGGCGCGCACCATGTCCCATGTGCTGACGCGCGACCGGGTGTCGGCCATCTACAAGCTGTCGTGCTCGGGCGCGACGCCGGTGATGAAGTTCGGCAACGAGCTGGCCGAGGGCAAGCAGAGCATCCCGGGGACGCCCGTCATCTTCCGCCGCCGCACGGGGAGCGGGCCGCTGGGGCTGGTGGGGCAGGCGGGAGAGCCGACGCCCCAGGGCTACTTCCCGCTGATGGACTCGGCCCCGTCCGCGCCGTCGCTGGTGGGGGCCGAAGGCCTCACGGCGGAGGAGCAGCGCATCGGGTACACTTCCACCACGCAGGCGCTGGTGGAGTCCATCACCCGGCGCCACTTCCCGCAGGGCCGCTGA
- a CDS encoding FecR domain-containing protein, whose translation MAGHETGSLWALAAGALDAAGKARVEAHVAECAACAAEWKRVVEARALLHTARTVEPSVRWEETGAKLKAAAAKRMAVPERRFLSPWTLTLAGACVVALVVWLGGGLWRNSATQAPEPMVASAAVSPSKEDAARPAPGPEGQEQVRTWTEASATTEAERVTGAVLREATGQERALAAGMRLRSGMAVRTPPKASAVLRLPDESRVRLSADSDVVFARAESNAVHLTVQQGRLSVRASHAKRDAFLVESAGLRVSVVGTVFSVERTAAGAAVAVLEGRVRVDADGQPPRFVDAGERVELAGTGGAMKPRALSAGDRQAFRDLRDAEPGAAVASLEPAKKSPSRPDVANPPDARTPAPEEAAAAPSQAVVQAAPDAPAPEAPRQEIVTAANPLESPSTEIPQPVDVSPRELTPADDFVPYPGSSASSLASSAPMPAVQAPSMAPAPPTEPPKRKTLGALVPGGLLSEDSDERFLGYAKVQTSAGTCGRFLVGLGEIASGSPRTSHREQARILRARCFNKQRLPADAEDEFRQYLREFPHGHYASEAHIALGRSAEPEPGAPPKAPEPLPAPAPVTPRWNGSPQRVPVSPGVPRRW comes from the coding sequence ATGGCCGGCCATGAGACCGGGTCCCTGTGGGCCCTGGCCGCCGGAGCGCTGGATGCCGCTGGCAAGGCCCGGGTGGAGGCGCACGTGGCGGAGTGCGCCGCGTGCGCGGCGGAGTGGAAGCGCGTGGTGGAGGCCCGGGCGCTGCTGCACACGGCGCGCACGGTGGAGCCCTCCGTCCGGTGGGAGGAGACGGGGGCGAAGCTGAAGGCGGCCGCGGCGAAGCGGATGGCGGTGCCGGAGCGGCGCTTCCTCTCGCCCTGGACGCTGACGCTCGCGGGGGCCTGCGTCGTCGCGCTGGTGGTGTGGCTGGGTGGAGGGCTCTGGAGGAACAGCGCCACGCAGGCGCCGGAGCCCATGGTCGCGTCGGCCGCGGTCTCCCCCTCGAAGGAGGACGCGGCCCGGCCGGCCCCTGGACCCGAGGGACAGGAGCAGGTCCGGACCTGGACGGAAGCGTCCGCCACCACGGAGGCGGAGCGCGTCACCGGCGCGGTGCTGCGGGAGGCCACCGGGCAGGAGCGTGCGCTCGCGGCCGGGATGCGGCTGCGGTCGGGCATGGCGGTGCGTACGCCTCCGAAGGCTTCGGCGGTGCTGCGGCTTCCGGATGAGAGCCGGGTGCGCTTGTCGGCGGACTCGGACGTGGTGTTCGCTCGCGCGGAGTCGAACGCCGTGCACCTGACCGTCCAGCAGGGCCGGCTCTCCGTCAGGGCCTCGCATGCGAAGCGCGACGCGTTCCTGGTGGAGTCCGCGGGCCTGCGGGTCTCCGTCGTGGGGACGGTCTTCTCCGTGGAGCGCACGGCGGCCGGTGCCGCGGTGGCGGTGCTCGAAGGGCGCGTGCGCGTGGACGCGGACGGGCAGCCTCCGCGCTTCGTGGACGCGGGTGAGCGCGTGGAACTCGCGGGCACGGGGGGCGCCATGAAGCCTCGCGCGCTCTCCGCTGGCGACCGGCAGGCGTTCCGGGATCTGCGGGACGCGGAACCCGGCGCCGCGGTCGCGAGCCTCGAGCCCGCGAAGAAGAGCCCCTCACGGCCGGACGTCGCCAATCCCCCGGATGCGCGCACGCCCGCTCCCGAGGAGGCTGCCGCCGCGCCATCCCAGGCCGTTGTCCAGGCGGCGCCTGACGCGCCTGCTCCGGAAGCGCCTCGCCAGGAGATTGTCACGGCCGCCAATCCCCTGGAGTCCCCCAGCACCGAGATTCCCCAGCCGGTGGACGTGTCGCCGCGCGAGCTCACTCCGGCCGACGACTTCGTGCCCTACCCCGGCTCATCGGCGAGTTCGCTCGCATCCTCCGCGCCCATGCCGGCCGTGCAGGCCCCGTCCATGGCCCCGGCCCCGCCCACGGAGCCGCCGAAGCGCAAGACGCTGGGCGCGCTCGTCCCGGGCGGGCTCCTGTCGGAGGACTCGGATGAGCGCTTCCTCGGCTATGCCAAGGTGCAGACGTCAGCCGGCACATGCGGCCGGTTCCTCGTGGGGCTCGGAGAGATCGCCTCCGGCAGCCCGCGCACGAGCCACCGCGAGCAGGCCCGCATCCTGCGCGCCCGCTGCTTCAACAAACAGCGCCTGCCCGCGGACGCGGAGGACGAGTTCCGCCAGTACCTCCGCGAGTTCCCCCATGGCCACTACGCCAGCGAGGCCCACATCGCCCTGGGCAGGTCCGCCGAACCCGAGCCCGGCGCGCCCCCGAAGGCCCCCGAGCCCCTGCCCGCCCCGGCGCCCGTGACACCGCGGTGGAACGGCTCGCCGCAGCGCGTGCCCGTCAGCCCTGGCGTTCCTCGTCGCTGGTGA
- a CDS encoding YkgJ family cysteine cluster protein, with protein sequence MARQDWDDADDEAPASGTRALERALQETRTVYRQADEAYAPYSCPASGECCQLAVTKRQPWLWLPEWELLKRSKPLPPPRADGGCPYLDANGLRCTVYADRPFGCRTFFCQRIQGPARQPAEEVSRLLLRLERISQRVMPSLQGPRPLLEWYAGVSTAPAREER encoded by the coding sequence ATGGCACGCCAGGATTGGGACGACGCAGACGACGAGGCGCCCGCGTCGGGGACGCGGGCGTTGGAGCGCGCCCTCCAGGAGACGCGCACCGTCTACCGTCAGGCGGACGAGGCCTATGCCCCGTACTCGTGCCCGGCGAGCGGTGAGTGCTGCCAGCTGGCCGTCACGAAGCGTCAGCCCTGGCTGTGGCTCCCGGAGTGGGAGCTGCTCAAGCGCAGCAAGCCGCTCCCCCCTCCCCGCGCCGACGGCGGCTGCCCCTACCTGGACGCGAACGGCCTGCGCTGCACCGTGTACGCGGACCGGCCATTCGGGTGCCGCACGTTCTTCTGCCAGCGCATCCAGGGCCCCGCGCGGCAGCCGGCCGAAGAGGTGTCCCGACTGCTCCTGCGGCTGGAGCGGATTTCACAGCGAGTGATGCCCTCTCTGCAGGGGCCACGCCCCCTCCTGGAATGGTATGCGGGGGTCAGTACCGCCCCGGCCCGGGAGGAACGATGA
- a CDS encoding RNA polymerase sigma factor, giving the protein MFSRGARTWMSATPPGSDVAGARGPVSAEEAHLRHLVHRVHGGDLAAFEQLYEATKEDAARTLRHLVGNRVEVDDLLQETYLRLLTAVKGFRGESRFKTFLYRVCANVALSHLRWRRRRPEDPFADPPEVVATGEDPERAAERRQAARLVEAALEKLKPKKRIVFVYAELCGMSPDEIALAVGSSPNTVRSRLHHARLEFTEAMQRLVAARPVGGSHGRP; this is encoded by the coding sequence GTGTTCAGCCGAGGTGCGCGCACGTGGATGTCCGCGACCCCGCCGGGGTCCGACGTGGCGGGCGCGCGCGGGCCGGTCTCCGCGGAGGAGGCGCACCTGCGGCACCTGGTCCACCGGGTCCACGGCGGCGACCTGGCCGCCTTCGAGCAGCTCTACGAGGCCACGAAGGAGGACGCGGCCCGCACGCTGCGCCACCTGGTGGGAAACCGCGTGGAGGTGGACGACCTCCTTCAGGAGACGTACCTGCGGCTGCTCACGGCGGTGAAGGGCTTCCGGGGCGAGTCGCGCTTCAAGACGTTCCTCTACCGGGTATGCGCCAACGTGGCGCTCAGCCATCTGCGGTGGAGGCGGCGCCGGCCGGAGGACCCGTTCGCGGACCCGCCGGAGGTGGTGGCCACCGGCGAGGACCCGGAGCGCGCCGCGGAGCGCCGTCAGGCTGCCCGGTTGGTGGAGGCGGCGCTGGAGAAGCTCAAGCCCAAGAAGCGCATCGTCTTCGTCTACGCCGAGCTGTGCGGCATGAGCCCGGACGAGATCGCCCTCGCCGTGGGAAGCTCGCCCAACACCGTGCGCAGCCGCCTGCACCACGCGAGATTGGAGTTCACCGAGGCCATGCAGCGTCTGGTCGCCGCCCGGCCGGTGGGAGGTTCCCATGGCCGGCCATGA
- a CDS encoding class I SAM-dependent rRNA methyltransferase, producing MKPSSPPRSGRPGAPPPGRGGKPGPRPEKHGMRPEKPRADRTSPELGPDGTPQVMLLRRGSDRWLAGPPWIYRADLNGDPGLQGGEVVRVVDGRGWFLGKAFYSKQSKISLRWLTNDDVPVDADFFRQRLQSAEALRKLALPGETTYRLVHGEADGLPGLVVDRYGDYLSVQFLVPAMEQRKALIADLLEEQFHPKGIVNRSDVSVRHLEGLTPEKGLLRGALPPGPVAFDEGMVRVRADLLEGQKTGAFLDQRENHVMAAQYAFGEALDCFSYVGGFALQLATRAKHVTAVEISDAASAQLRDNAQANKLTNLDVVTANAFDFLRDAVDEGKRYDTIVLDPPSFAKNKDAIPAAVRGYKELNLRAFQLLRPGGILVTASCTYHVDEQAFEEMLASAAADAKRRVQIIERRGAGRDHPVLLNLRETRYLKCFVLRML from the coding sequence ATGAAGCCCTCCTCCCCTCCTCGCTCCGGCCGGCCCGGCGCCCCTCCCCCCGGCCGCGGCGGCAAGCCCGGCCCGCGTCCGGAGAAGCACGGCATGCGCCCCGAGAAGCCCCGCGCGGACCGCACGTCGCCGGAGCTGGGCCCGGACGGCACGCCCCAGGTGATGCTCCTGCGCCGCGGCTCCGACCGCTGGCTCGCGGGCCCGCCGTGGATCTACCGGGCGGACCTCAACGGCGACCCCGGCCTCCAGGGCGGTGAGGTCGTGCGCGTGGTGGACGGCCGCGGCTGGTTCCTGGGCAAGGCCTTCTATTCGAAGCAGTCGAAAATCTCCCTGCGCTGGCTCACCAACGACGACGTCCCGGTGGACGCGGACTTCTTCCGCCAGCGCCTCCAGTCCGCCGAGGCCCTGCGCAAGCTCGCGCTCCCCGGCGAGACGACGTACCGGCTGGTGCACGGCGAGGCGGACGGCCTGCCCGGGCTGGTGGTGGACCGCTACGGCGACTACTTGAGCGTGCAGTTCCTGGTCCCCGCCATGGAGCAGCGCAAGGCGCTCATCGCGGACCTGCTGGAGGAGCAGTTCCACCCGAAGGGCATCGTCAACCGCTCCGACGTGAGCGTGCGCCACCTGGAGGGCCTCACGCCGGAGAAGGGCCTCTTGCGCGGCGCGCTGCCGCCGGGCCCGGTGGCCTTCGACGAGGGCATGGTGCGCGTGCGCGCGGACCTGCTGGAGGGCCAGAAGACGGGCGCGTTCCTGGACCAGCGCGAGAACCACGTGATGGCGGCGCAGTACGCCTTCGGCGAGGCGCTGGACTGCTTCAGCTACGTGGGTGGGTTCGCGCTCCAGCTGGCCACGCGCGCGAAGCACGTCACCGCGGTGGAGATTTCGGACGCGGCCTCCGCGCAGCTGCGCGACAACGCCCAGGCCAACAAGCTCACCAACCTGGACGTCGTGACGGCCAACGCGTTCGACTTCCTGCGCGACGCGGTGGACGAGGGCAAGCGCTACGACACCATCGTGTTGGATCCGCCCTCCTTCGCGAAGAACAAGGACGCCATTCCGGCGGCGGTGCGCGGCTACAAGGAGCTGAACCTGCGCGCCTTCCAGCTGTTGCGCCCCGGCGGCATCCTGGTGACCGCGAGCTGCACGTACCACGTGGACGAACAGGCCTTCGAGGAGATGCTCGCCTCCGCCGCCGCGGACGCGAAGCGCCGGGTGCAGATCATCGAGCGCCGGGGCGCCGGCCGCGACCACCCCGTCCTCCTCAACCTGCGTGAGACGCGCTACCTCAAATGTTTCGTCCTGCGCATGCTGTGA
- a CDS encoding Dickkopf N-terminal cysteine-rich domain-containing protein, with product MRNTTLRGPLYVPFLALLGLLSGCILETNGGGYWPDDDYNSTQGCVTTSDCGSNQYCRSGSCWDLNSNSQGCVYSSECPGTQMCINGYCAQSCYRDSDCGAFGLCKNNFCTSTGNGTTDGGTKPDAGTKPDAGTDGGTKPDAGTDGGTKPDGGTRPDAGMDAGTPACRVNADCGADHFCINGTCRQQCDGDDKCGPGGVCIQGLCQKPQTDPNACVTEAQCPTGRDCVNGQCRAPCTSTTECSADTKCEVGYCLPIPSGGQCQANCECPAGQVCQSGQCKSPQPDPGQACLANCDCPSGQVCTSGYCKSPVPDAGSGSNWACTVNCECPSGEVCTSGHCKLPPKQPSTDAGTTGTVCRANCECPAGQQCASGQCKPVNHGSGKVCQANCECPSGERCQDNVCWL from the coding sequence ATGAGGAACACCACGCTTCGCGGCCCGTTATACGTGCCGTTCCTTGCGCTGTTAGGCCTGTTGTCAGGTTGCATCCTCGAGACGAACGGCGGCGGTTACTGGCCCGACGACGACTACAACTCGACCCAGGGCTGCGTCACCACGTCCGACTGCGGCTCCAACCAATACTGTCGCTCCGGCAGCTGCTGGGACCTGAACTCCAACTCGCAGGGTTGTGTGTATTCCAGTGAGTGTCCCGGCACGCAGATGTGCATCAACGGCTACTGCGCCCAGTCGTGCTACCGCGACTCGGACTGCGGCGCGTTCGGCCTCTGCAAGAACAACTTCTGCACCTCCACGGGCAACGGCACCACGGATGGCGGCACGAAGCCGGACGCCGGCACGAAGCCGGACGCGGGCACGGATGGCGGCACGAAGCCGGACGCGGGCACGGATGGCGGCACGAAGCCGGACGGCGGCACCAGGCCCGATGCGGGCATGGATGCCGGCACCCCGGCCTGCCGCGTCAACGCGGACTGCGGCGCGGACCACTTCTGCATCAACGGCACGTGCCGTCAGCAGTGCGACGGTGACGACAAGTGCGGCCCGGGTGGCGTGTGCATCCAGGGCTTGTGCCAGAAGCCGCAGACGGACCCGAACGCGTGCGTCACGGAGGCCCAGTGCCCCACGGGCCGCGACTGCGTGAACGGCCAGTGCCGCGCGCCCTGCACGTCCACGACGGAGTGCTCGGCGGACACCAAGTGCGAGGTGGGCTACTGCCTGCCCATTCCTTCCGGCGGCCAGTGCCAGGCCAACTGCGAGTGCCCTGCCGGCCAGGTGTGCCAGAGCGGCCAGTGCAAGTCGCCGCAGCCGGACCCGGGCCAGGCGTGCCTCGCCAACTGCGACTGCCCCTCCGGTCAGGTGTGCACGAGCGGCTACTGCAAGTCGCCGGTGCCTGACGCGGGCTCGGGCAGCAACTGGGCCTGCACGGTGAACTGCGAGTGCCCGTCCGGTGAGGTCTGCACCAGCGGCCACTGCAAGCTGCCCCCGAAGCAGCCGTCGACCGACGCGGGGACGACCGGCACCGTGTGCCGCGCCAACTGCGAGTGCCCGGCCGGTCAGCAGTGCGCGAGCGGCCAGTGCAAGCCGGTGAACCACGGCTCCGGCAAGGTCTGCCAGGCCAACTGCGAGTGCCCCTCCGGCGAGCGCTGCCAGGACAACGTCTGCTGGCTGTAG
- a CDS encoding FxsA family protein has protein sequence MLKALVILCILLPLAELYLLITLGHYIGLASTLALLAVSAVLGSLIARKQGEKVFRNWREAMAGGGVPEEGLLNGVLVMVGGALLIAPGFLSDVMGLLLMVPPVRRWVTARVRRSLEQTLLSGSVRFTHMGPMPGGDPFQDARRFDPQETTATVEPSEGSASFRRPRSEGGEVDAEFTSDEERQG, from the coding sequence GTGCTCAAGGCCCTCGTCATCCTCTGCATCCTGTTGCCCCTGGCGGAGCTGTACCTGCTGATCACCCTGGGGCACTACATCGGGCTGGCGTCCACGCTCGCGCTGCTGGCCGTCTCCGCGGTGCTGGGGAGCCTCATCGCCCGGAAGCAGGGCGAGAAGGTCTTCCGTAACTGGCGCGAGGCCATGGCCGGAGGCGGCGTGCCCGAGGAGGGCCTGCTCAACGGCGTGCTGGTGATGGTGGGCGGCGCGCTGCTCATCGCACCGGGGTTCCTCTCGGACGTGATGGGGCTCCTGTTGATGGTGCCGCCGGTGCGCCGCTGGGTGACGGCGCGGGTGCGGCGCTCGCTGGAGCAGACGCTGCTGTCGGGCTCCGTGCGCTTCACGCACATGGGCCCCATGCCGGGCGGGGATCCGTTCCAAGACGCTCGGCGCTTCGACCCTCAGGAGACGACCGCGACGGTGGAGCCCTCGGAGGGCTCCGCGAGCTTCCGCCGCCCCCGGAGCGAAGGGGGCGAGGTGGACGCGGAGTTCACCAGCGACGAGGAACGCCAGGGCTGA
- a CDS encoding MmcQ/YjbR family DNA-binding protein has protein sequence MPAENETQKVEAVLREHAMSYPGAHEDFPWGHRAMKVNDKTFLFMTVDGEKLNLSAKLPDSKDAALTLPFTEPTEYGLGKSGWVTAHFEDASQVPVPVIKAWIDESYRAIAPRKLVDQLPARGTVVPGPAAKPSRAEGKKASVRRAAAPAKKAMSKVKAVAKKAAARVKTAAKKATQKVSKKASAAKAKPARKAAAPARGKRSATSAPKRARRS, from the coding sequence ATGCCCGCAGAGAACGAGACGCAGAAGGTCGAAGCCGTACTGCGCGAACATGCGATGAGCTATCCCGGCGCCCACGAGGACTTTCCCTGGGGCCACCGGGCGATGAAGGTCAATGACAAGACCTTCCTCTTCATGACCGTGGACGGCGAGAAGCTGAACCTCTCCGCCAAGCTGCCCGACTCCAAGGACGCGGCCCTCACGCTGCCCTTCACCGAGCCCACCGAGTACGGCCTGGGAAAGAGCGGCTGGGTGACCGCCCACTTCGAGGACGCCTCGCAGGTGCCGGTGCCCGTCATCAAGGCGTGGATCGACGAGAGCTACCGCGCCATCGCGCCCAGGAAGCTGGTGGATCAGCTCCCCGCGCGGGGCACCGTCGTCCCCGGCCCCGCCGCGAAGCCGTCCAGGGCCGAGGGCAAGAAGGCCTCCGTGCGCCGGGCCGCGGCTCCGGCGAAGAAGGCCATGTCGAAGGTGAAGGCCGTGGCCAAGAAGGCCGCCGCCCGCGTGAAGACCGCGGCGAAGAAGGCCACCCAGAAGGTCTCGAAGAAGGCCTCCGCCGCCAAGGCCAAGCCGGCGCGCAAGGCCGCCGCTCCGGCCCGGGGCAAGCGCTCCGCCACCTCCGCGCCCAAGCGCGCCCGCCGCTCGTAG